GAAGGGCTGGCCCTGGCGCCTGCTGTGCTGGACGCCGTGCGCACTGAACTCCTGCCCAGCCTCTACCTGGCCCGCGCCGCCGCTCGCGCGCGCACCGCGGCGGATCGCGCATCCATCACCGCGGTGAGTCAAGCCCTCCTGGCCAAGGCTCGAACACCGGGAAGTCCGTTCATGGCTTTGGATCCGGCTGTTCGACAGCACGTTGAACACGTCGCCGCCGCCCAGGTCGCCCTGTTCGTCCGCTCCTCGGCCTGCGTCGAGGGGCGAAACGGCCACCTCGACCGCTACCACCACGGTCTCCACCGCCTCTCCAAACCGCGCCTGAAAGCGCTGACCACGATCCACAACTTCTACGCCCGGCGCCCGGACGGCAGCACCGCCGCCGAGCGATTCTTCGGCCAGTCGCCCAACAACTTGTTCGAGTGGCTTCTCGAGCACCTCGACCTGCCGGCTCAGCCCCGGCCCAGGTCTGAGCGCATCAGGCTTGCGGCGTGAGTCTGTCCAAGGCTGTGACTGTGGCCGTGGCGACCAATGACAAGTGCCACTCGTTAACATCCAATCGGCACTCGCGAATAGAACTTCACTGCCGCCGGCCGACGGACAGGTTCGACGCGTCGACAACACCATTGTGCCCGCAGCATCAGGTAACCGCGCCATCTTGTCAAGTTGCCTCTGATGCGCATTCCGGCCACGGCTCCCGCCAGCCGACAGTCGTGTCGACGACGCAGGTCACGTGGTCCAGCACGATCGACCTGGCCAAGTCGTCGGCGTGGACGCCGCCGCGGATGGGAAGGATGCGGGACGTAGGAGCGCATGGGTGGGAAGCAGAGGCGAACCGATGTTCGACGTGCAGGGAGGCGGGGATACTGCCCGCTTACGCGGTGTCAGTACACGACCAGTCACGCTTCTTAAACATAGCGTCTATAGCGTCGATGAGTTCTCTGACGCCGTCGGGGAGCATTCGGAATCTTGTGTAACCAGCCGGCTACAGGTCAGAGGGGAAGGCGGTCATCGAAGCGGATGGCGAGCTGATTGAGGACGAGAGGCCAGCCTTGGATGGCTCCAGTCCAGCGTTTGGAGATGTTCACGTGGGCCAGGTAGAGGAGCTTCTTGGCGGCATCGGCGGTCGGGAAGGAGCCTTTGGTCTTGATCACCTTTCGCAGTTGGCGATTGTACGCCTCGATGCGGTTGGTCGTGTAGATGAGTTTGCGGATCTCGGCCGGGAAGTCGAAGAAGGTGGCCAGGTCGTCCCAATGGGTGAGCCAAGAGCGCACGGCTGCGGGATAGCGCTTGCCCCAGACCTCTTCGAGCGTAAGAGTTGGCGCTCTGCTTCGTCCCGAGTTGGGCTCGGTAGACCGTCTTTAGATCGGCGATGAAGGCCTTGTAATCCTTCCAAGTGACGTAGCGGAGGCTGGCCCGAATCTGGTGGATCACGCAACGCTGAAGGCAGACCTTGGGAAAGATGGCCCGGATGGCCTCGTCGAAGCCGACCAGCCCGTCGATAGAGGCGATGAGGATGTCCTCGACGCCCCGGCTCTGGAGGTCGGTGAGGACCGACAGCCAGAAGTTGGCGCCCTCGGCGCCGTCGCTGACCCAATGTCCCAGGACGTCGCGATGGCCTTCGGTATCGATCGCAAAGACGATGTAGACGACGACGGTCTCGACTCGGTT
The window above is part of the Candidatus Avedoeria danica genome. Proteins encoded here:
- a CDS encoding IS256 family transposase; this encodes MSEKTRRESVAQARAARLAEAVVEATAGRPGVSMPSAERVMAELATAKSVNDFYGKDGIFARLFAKTIEEMLEGEITAHLGYEAHEVVGRNSGNSRNGRYRRTLKTEGGEQTIAVPRDRNGSFEPQIIGPYQRQTNEIEEKILALYARGQSVRDIQDVLEELYGIDVAPATISAVTDKIMPLVTAWQTRPLSPVYPIVFLDGLHIKLRRENNRVETVVVYIVFAIDTEGHRDVLGHWVSDGAEGANFWLSVLTDLQSRGVEDILIASIDGLVGFDEAIRAIFPKVCLQRCVIHQIRASLRYVTWKDYKAFIADLKTVYRAQLGTKQSANSYARRGLGQALSRSRALLAHPLGRPGHLLRLPGRDPQTHLHDQPHRGVQSPTAKGDQDQRLLPDRRCRQEAPLPGPREHLQTLDWSHPRLASRPQSARHPLR